The Lasioglossum baleicum chromosome 12, iyLasBale1, whole genome shotgun sequence genome includes a region encoding these proteins:
- the LOC143214622 gene encoding aminopeptidase N-like, whose translation MTQSREVLGMMDDHTTTFGRKRGCTVSPCGGFLLSAAFLASVVVTGLLVYHFAPCLEEKLVKSCNGLRNSVFEPRGMFPTEFSVKKKLDVRLPRSVLPHSYELRLIPFIWEGNFTYHGEVKILVNVTEDTKNITLHAVSMAIDESFTNIREYSATSNTTKAIGIVGQKNDTERQFHVIKTSDTLKRGKQYFVHLKFVGYLNDYLQGFYRSSYTVGSEIRWIATTQFQATDARRAFPCFDEPALKARFQISIARPTNMTSIANMPRKGEPMPVPGLPSYVWDHYERSVPMSTYLVAFIVSDFKMLKSESGKFRVWARSEAIDQAHYSLKIGPKILEYFEDFFKIKFPLPKIDNVALPDFAAGAMENWGLITYRETALLYQEGVSTSNNKHRVATVVSHELAHQWFGNLVTPSWWTDLWLNEGFASYVEYVGMDAVEPTWKVLEQFVVHDLHNVFGLDALDSSHPISIEVRHPDEISEIFDRISYEKGASIIRMMDHFLTTRVFKQGLTNYLNGKAYQSAEQDDLWDALTKQAHKDNVLDPSVTIKQIMDTWTLQTGFPVVTIIRNYNDGSAMLTQERFRFHNATIKTTSETEPLWWIPITYTTEKLLDFNTTKSSEWMKAEKSIVLPRLKAGPKEWTIFNVQETGYYRVNYDRMNWQMIINQLNKESFRDISTINRAQLIDDALNLARAGRLDYATALDVTSYLAHETEYLPWKAAFTAMHYLDNMLVKMPGYDKFRVYVLKLIDNVYKQVGFTDNADDPQLTVFTRINVLSWACNFGHEDCVHNARSQFYNWRNSPNPNRNNPISPNLKSVVYCTAIRVGGQTEWNFAWQMYQQTNVGSEKDLLLNALGCTQETWLLSRYLEWTITENSGIRKQDARRVLGSVSNHPVGQSLAFNFLRNKWTRLKEYFGSSLLTINNIVKSATKGISTRYDLKDLLEFTNEHQEDLSGATRTVQQVIEQSEASIRWLESNHDTIHDWLKRNTA comes from the exons ATGACCCAGTCCCGCGAGGTTTTAGGAATGATGGATGATCACACGACAACGTTCGGCCGGAAACGAGGATGCACGGTGTCACCTTGCGGTGGTTTCCTTCTAAGCGCGGCATTCCTGGCGTCTGTGGTAGTGACGGGACTGTTGGTCTATCATTTCGCCCCGTGCTTGGAGGAAAAGCTCGTTAAATCGTGCAACGGTCTCAGGAATTCCGTATTCGAGCCGCGCGGCATGTTCCCCACGGAGTTTTCAGTCAAGAAGAAACTGGACGTCAGATTGCCTAGATCGGTCCTGCCACATAGTTACGAGCTGAGGTTGATACCGTTTATATGGGAGGGAAACTTCACCTACCATGGCGAG GTGAAGATTCTTGTGAACGTAACCGAGGATACGAAAAACATTACGTTACACGCGGTTAGCATGGCCATCGATGAAAGTTTCACGAATATCAGAGAATATTCTGCCACAAGCAACACGACCAAAGCGATCGGAATAGTCGGGCAGAAGAACGACACCGAACGGCAGTTTCACGTGATTAAAACCTCAGACACGTTGAAAAGGGGCAAGCAGTACTTTGTGCATCTCAAGTTTGTTGGTTATTTGAACGATTACTTGCAAGGCTTCTACAGAAGCTCCTACACTGTTGGCAGTGAGATCAG ATGGATCGCCACCACGCAGTTCCAAGCAACGGATGCACGACGTGCTTTTCCATGCTTCGACGAGCCTGCTTTAAAAGCTCGTTTCCAGATCAGCATCGCCAGGCCCACGAACATGACATCGATTGCTAATATGCCGAGAAAGGGGGAGCCCATGCCTGT GCCAGGATTACCATCCTATGTGTGGGACCATTACGAGCGTTCGGTACCGATGTCCACTTACCTGGTTGCCTTCATAGTCTCCGATTTCAAGATGTTGAAATCAGAGTCTGGAAAGTTCCGAGTCTGGGCACGCAGCGAAGCCATTGACCAAGCACATTACAGTTTGAAGATAGGCCCGAAGATCCTCGAGTATTTCGAggatttcttcaaaattaaaTTTCCTCTGCCGAAGATTGACAACGTTGCTCTGCCTGACTTCGCGGCTGGCGCTATGGAGAACTGGGGTTTGATTACTTACAG GGAAACAGCTCTATTGTACCAAGAGGGCGTTTCAACCAGTAACAATAAACACCGAGTAGCCACCGTAGTTTCTCACGAACTTGCCCATCAATGGTTTGGAAACTTGGTGACTCCCAGTTGGTGGACAGACCTTTGGTTGAACGAAGGGTTTGCCAGTTACGTCGAATACGTCGGCATGGACGCA GTGGAGCCAACTTGGAAAGTTTTGGAACAGTTTGTGGTTCATGACCTTCATAACGTTTTTGGATTGGATGCTTTAGATTCTTCGCACCCTATATCCATTGAAGTTAGGCATCCGGATGAGATTAGTGAAATCTTCGACAGGATATCATACGAAAAAG GTGCTTCCATAATAAGAATGATGGACCATTTCCTCACTACCCGGGTCTTCAAACAAGGATTAACGAACTACTTAAATGGAAA GGCTTATCAAAGCGCCGAACAGGATGACCTATGGGACGCTCTAACGAAGCAAGCACACAAGGACAATGTTTTAGATCCAAGCGTAACAATAAAGCAAATTATGGACACGTGGACTCTTCAAACAGGGTTCCCTGTAGTCACGATTATTCGGAATTACAATGACGGCTCCGCAATGTTAACGCAG GAACGTTTCCGGTTTCATAATGCCACTATAAAGACCACGTCCGAGACTGAACCATTGTGGTGGATACCGATCACCTACACCACCGAGAAATTATTAGATTTCAACACGACCAAGTCATCTGAATGGATGAAAGCTGAGAAATCGATTGTTCTGCCGAGATTGAAAGCTGGCCCGAAAGAATGGACAATCTTCAATGTTCAGGAAACTG GTTACTACAGAGTCAATTATGACAGAATGAATTGGCAGATGATAATTAATCAGTTAAACAAGGAATCGTTCCGAGATATATCAACGATCAATCGAGCGCAGTTGATCGACGATGCCTTAAATCTAGCTAGAGCTGGAAGACTAGATTACGCTACTGCATTGGATGTCACGTCATACTTGGCACACGAGACTGAATACTTACCTTGGAAGGCTGCTTTCACTGCCATGCACTATTTAGATAACATGCTGGTCAAAATGCCTGGTTACGATAAGTTCCgg GTGTACGTTTTGAAACTCATTGACAACGTCTACAAACAAGTTGGTTTCACGGATAACGCTGACGACCCACAATTAACAGTGTTCACTCGTATCAACGTATTATCGTGGGCATGTAATTTTGGTCACGAGGATTGTGTTCACAATGCCAGAAGTCAGTTTTACAATTGGCGTAACAGCCCCAATCCAAACAGAAATAATCC AATTTCACCGAATTTGAAGTCTGTGGTTTACTGTACTGCCATTCGGGTTGGCGGGCAAACCGAATGGAATTTCGCTTGGCAAATGTACCAGCAGACAAATGTGGGTTCTGAGAAGGATCTCTTACTGAATGCACTTGGTTGCACTCAAGAGACGTGGCTGCTCAGTCGGTATTTGGAATGGACGATCACTGAGAACTCCGGTATCAGGAAACAGGATGCCAGACGGGTACTTGGATCGGTTTCTAATCATCCTGTTGGACAGTCTTTGGCGTTCAACTTCTTGAGGAATAAGTGGACGCGTCTTAAAGAATA TTTTGGATCCTCTCTCCTCACCATCAACAACATTGTGAAGTCAGCTACCAAGGGTATAAGCACAAGATATGATCTCAAAGAT CTATTGGAATTTACAAACGAGCACCAAGAGGATCTCAGCGGAGCAACAAGGACAGTTCAGCAAGTGATTGAGCAGTCCGAAGCGAGTATCAGATGGTTGGAAAGTAACCATGATACGATCCACGACTGGTTAAAACGAAACACTGCGTAA